A stretch of the Mesorhizobium huakuii genome encodes the following:
- a CDS encoding adenylate kinase, producing MRLILLGPPGAGKGTQAQRLVDKYGIPQLSTGDMLRAAVQAGSEVGKRAKAVMDAGELVSDAIVNAIVAERIDQADCAKGFILDGYPRTLVQADAVESMLSDRGISLDTVIELVVDDRALVGRIVKRAEDAKAAGQPVRKDDNPAVFEERLREYYKKTAPLTGYYYAKGRLKTVDGMASIDAVTAEIEAVLEAAAKAR from the coding sequence ATGAGGTTGATTTTGCTTGGGCCGCCAGGGGCGGGCAAGGGGACACAAGCACAAAGACTGGTAGACAAATACGGCATACCCCAGCTTTCGACGGGCGACATGCTGCGTGCCGCCGTTCAGGCCGGGTCCGAAGTCGGCAAGCGTGCCAAGGCAGTAATGGATGCCGGTGAATTGGTGTCCGACGCCATCGTCAACGCCATCGTCGCCGAACGCATCGACCAGGCCGATTGTGCCAAGGGGTTCATCCTCGATGGCTACCCGCGCACGCTGGTCCAGGCCGATGCGGTTGAATCGATGCTCTCGGATCGTGGCATCAGCCTCGATACGGTCATCGAACTGGTCGTCGACGACAGGGCCCTGGTCGGTCGAATCGTCAAGCGCGCCGAGGATGCCAAGGCGGCCGGGCAGCCGGTGCGCAAGGACGACAATCCCGCGGTGTTCGAAGAGCGCCTGCGGGAGTACTACAAGAAGACCGCTCCGCTGACCGGCTACTACTACGCCAAGGGCAGGCTCAAGACGGTCGACGGCATGGCCAGCATCGACGCGGTGACCGCCGAGATCGAAGCCGTGCTGGAGGCGGCCGCCAAGGCGCGGTAA
- the rpsM gene encoding 30S ribosomal protein S13 — translation MARIAGVNIPTNKRVVIALQYIHGIGKKFAQEIVDKVGIPAERRVNQLTDAEVLQIRETIDRDYQVEGDLRREVSMNIKRLMDLGCYRGLRHRRSLPVRGQRTHTNARTRKGPAKSIAGKKK, via the coding sequence ATGGCTCGTATAGCCGGCGTCAACATTCCGACCAACAAGCGCGTCGTCATTGCGCTTCAGTACATTCACGGCATTGGCAAGAAGTTCGCCCAGGAGATCGTCGACAAGGTCGGCATCCCGGCCGAGCGTCGCGTCAACCAGTTGACCGACGCGGAAGTGCTGCAGATCCGCGAGACCATCGACCGCGACTACCAGGTCGAAGGCGACCTGCGCCGCGAAGTGTCGATGAACATCAAGCGTCTCATGGACCTCGGCTGCTACCGCGGCCTGCGTCACCGCCGCTCGCTGCCGGTTCGCGGCCAGCGCACGCACACCAATGCACGCACCCGCAAGGGCCCGGCCAAGTCGATCGCCGGCAAGAAGAAGTAA
- the rpsK gene encoding 30S ribosomal protein S11, which translates to MAKEAARVRRRERKNISSGVAHVNSTFNNTMITITDAQGNSIAWSSAGAQGFKGSRKSTPFAAQMAAEDVAKKAQEHGMRMLEVEVCGPGSGRESALRALQAAGFTITSIRDVTPIPHNGCRPRKKRRV; encoded by the coding sequence ATGGCCAAGGAAGCCGCTCGTGTTCGCCGTCGCGAACGCAAGAATATCTCGTCGGGCGTTGCCCACGTCAATTCGACCTTCAACAACACGATGATCACCATCACCGACGCGCAGGGCAATTCGATTGCCTGGTCGTCGGCCGGTGCCCAGGGCTTCAAGGGTTCGCGCAAGTCGACCCCGTTCGCCGCCCAGATGGCTGCCGAGGACGTTGCCAAGAAGGCCCAGGAACACGGCATGCGCATGCTCGAAGTCGAGGTCTGCGGACCTGGCTCAGGTCGTGAATCGGCTTTGCGCGCCCTGCAGGCGGCCGGCTTCACCATCACTTCGATCCGTGATGTGACGCCGATCCCGCACAATGGCTGCCGCCCGCGCAAGAAGCGCCGCGTCTAA
- a CDS encoding DNA-directed RNA polymerase subunit alpha, protein MIQKNWQELIKPNKIEFSSKKKTLTTLVAEPLERGFGLTLGNALRRVLLSSLRGAAVTAVQIDGVLHEFSSIAGVREDVTDIVLNIKEIAIRMEGDGPKRMVVRKQGPGAVLAGDIQTVGDVEILNPDHVICTLDEGAEIRMEFTVDTGKGYVPAERNRAEDAPIGLIPVDSLYSPVKKVSYKVENTREGQVLDYDKLTMTIETDGSISGEDAVAFAARILQDQLGLFVNFDEPQKEVAAEAVTELAFNPALLKKVDELELSVRSANCLKNDNIVYIGDLIQKTEAEMLRTPNFGRKSLNEIKEVLAAMGLHLGMEVPDWPPENIEDLAKRYEDQY, encoded by the coding sequence ATGATCCAGAAAAATTGGCAGGAACTGATCAAGCCGAACAAGATCGAGTTCTCGTCGAAGAAGAAGACGCTGACCACGCTGGTGGCCGAGCCGCTCGAGCGCGGCTTTGGCCTCACCCTCGGCAACGCGCTGCGCCGCGTGCTTCTGTCTTCGCTGCGCGGTGCGGCTGTCACCGCCGTGCAGATCGACGGCGTTCTGCATGAATTCTCGTCCATCGCCGGTGTGCGCGAGGACGTGACCGACATCGTCCTCAACATCAAGGAAATCGCCATCCGCATGGAAGGCGATGGCCCCAAGCGCATGGTCGTGCGCAAGCAGGGACCGGGTGCGGTTCTCGCCGGCGACATCCAGACGGTTGGCGATGTCGAGATCCTCAATCCCGACCACGTCATCTGCACGCTGGACGAAGGCGCTGAAATCCGCATGGAATTCACCGTCGACACCGGCAAGGGTTACGTGCCGGCCGAGCGCAACCGCGCCGAGGACGCGCCGATCGGCCTGATCCCGGTCGACAGCCTCTATTCGCCGGTCAAGAAGGTCTCCTACAAGGTCGAAAACACCCGCGAGGGCCAGGTTCTTGACTATGACAAGCTGACCATGACCATCGAGACCGACGGTTCGATCTCGGGCGAGGACGCGGTGGCTTTCGCCGCCCGCATCCTGCAGGACCAGCTTGGCCTGTTCGTCAACTTTGACGAGCCGCAGAAGGAAGTCGCGGCGGAAGCCGTCACCGAGCTCGCCTTCAACCCGGCGCTGCTCAAGAAGGTCGACGAGCTCGAGCTTTCCGTGCGTTCGGCCAACTGCCTGAAGAACGACAACATCGTCTACATCGGCGATCTCATCCAGAAGACCGAAGCCGAGATGCTGCGCACCCCGAACTTCGGCCGCAAATCGCTGAACGAGATCAAGGAAGTGCTCGCGGCGATGGGCCTGCACCTCGGCATGGAAGTGCCGGACTGGCCGCCGGAAAACATCGAAGACCTCGCCAAGCGTTACGAAGATCAATATTGA
- the rplQ gene encoding 50S ribosomal protein L17 → MRHGFKGRRFARSISHRKSMFANLAVSLLEHEQIVTTLPKAKDLRPIVEKLVTLGKRGDLHARRQVIAQIGNEGVVKRLFDTIAPRYANRNGGYLRIMKAGFRHGDNAAMAVIEFVDRDTSAKGAGDRARIEAEGTDTEAAAA, encoded by the coding sequence ATGCGCCACGGTTTCAAAGGCCGCCGCTTCGCTAGAAGCATTAGCCATCGCAAGTCGATGTTCGCCAACCTCGCCGTGTCGCTGCTCGAGCACGAGCAGATCGTCACCACCCTGCCGAAGGCGAAGGACCTGCGTCCGATCGTCGAGAAGCTGGTGACGCTCGGCAAGCGCGGCGACCTGCACGCCCGCCGCCAGGTCATTGCCCAGATCGGCAATGAAGGCGTCGTCAAGCGCCTGTTCGACACCATCGCCCCGCGCTACGCCAACCGCAACGGCGGCTACCTGCGCATCATGAAGGCGGGCTTCCGTCACGGCGACAATGCCGCGATGGCCGTCATCGAGTTCGTCGATCGCGACACCTCGGCCAAGGGCGCCGGCGACCGCGCCCGCATCGAAGCCGAAGGCACCGACACTGAAGCCGCAGCCGCATAA
- a CDS encoding DegQ family serine endoprotease, with protein sequence MRAKRLSLVLLCAFMVFAAAPAVRQALAEDAAKPADPGLSDVLTDLLHGVEGENSTSGPDKRVPFGREEVQLSFAPLVKQTAPAVVNVYASRTAKVTSPFEGDPFFEEFFGRAQPRAQSSLGSGVLVDPSGVIVTNFHVIKDADEVKVATADGREFTSKVMLKDETLDLAVLKIESDKPFPVIAIGDSDALEVGDLVLAIGNPFGVGQTTTSGIVSALARSHIGVSDSGYFIQTDAAINPGNSGGALINMGGQLVGINTAIYSRSGGSIGIGFAIPANMVRAFADAAKAGLDFFERPYIGAEFEAVTPQIAESLGMEKPTGALVSSVEATGPAGKAGLKAGDVVLQINGKPVESIEALDYRMATLSIGTKANFAVLTKGQQAAMDIALERAPEGAKASEVTLHGRSPFSGAKVAELSPRLAQKLGLRTDLKGVTVIDINRDSPAADFGFLPGDIVREVNGTTIDTAATLAQVAQQDTRWWRFTVERGGQILRQVLRY encoded by the coding sequence ATGCGCGCCAAAAGACTGTCCCTTGTCCTGCTCTGCGCCTTCATGGTGTTCGCAGCCGCACCGGCAGTCCGGCAGGCGCTGGCCGAAGACGCCGCAAAGCCCGCCGATCCAGGCCTGTCGGACGTGCTGACCGATCTGTTGCATGGCGTTGAAGGCGAGAATTCTACCTCGGGACCGGACAAGCGCGTGCCCTTCGGCCGTGAGGAGGTGCAGCTTTCGTTCGCGCCGCTGGTCAAGCAGACCGCGCCGGCCGTGGTCAACGTCTATGCCTCGCGGACGGCCAAGGTCACATCGCCTTTTGAAGGCGATCCGTTCTTCGAGGAGTTTTTCGGCCGCGCCCAGCCGCGCGCGCAGTCCTCGCTGGGCTCAGGCGTGCTCGTCGACCCGAGCGGTGTCATCGTCACCAATTTCCACGTCATCAAGGATGCCGACGAGGTCAAGGTGGCGACCGCCGACGGGCGTGAATTCACCAGCAAGGTGATGCTCAAGGACGAGACGCTGGATCTTGCCGTGCTCAAGATCGAATCCGACAAGCCGTTCCCGGTCATCGCCATCGGCGATTCCGACGCGCTCGAGGTCGGCGACCTGGTGTTGGCTATCGGCAACCCCTTCGGCGTTGGCCAGACCACCACCAGCGGCATCGTTTCGGCACTTGCCCGCAGCCATATAGGCGTCTCGGATTCGGGCTATTTCATCCAGACCGACGCGGCCATCAATCCCGGCAATTCCGGCGGAGCGCTGATCAACATGGGCGGCCAGCTGGTTGGCATCAACACCGCCATCTACAGCCGCAGCGGCGGCTCGATCGGCATCGGCTTTGCCATCCCCGCCAACATGGTGCGGGCTTTCGCCGATGCCGCCAAGGCCGGCCTCGATTTCTTCGAACGGCCCTATATCGGCGCCGAGTTCGAGGCGGTGACGCCGCAGATCGCCGAATCGCTCGGCATGGAAAAGCCGACCGGGGCGCTGGTCTCTTCCGTCGAAGCGACCGGACCGGCGGGCAAGGCTGGGCTGAAGGCGGGTGATGTCGTGCTGCAGATCAACGGCAAGCCCGTCGAGAGCATCGAGGCGCTGGACTATCGCATGGCGACGCTGTCGATCGGCACCAAGGCGAATTTCGCGGTCCTGACCAAGGGCCAGCAGGCGGCGATGGACATCGCGCTAGAGCGTGCGCCGGAGGGCGCGAAAGCCTCGGAAGTGACGCTGCATGGCCGCAGCCCGTTCTCGGGCGCCAAGGTCGCGGAATTGTCGCCGCGGCTCGCCCAGAAGCTTGGCCTGCGCACCGACCTCAAGGGCGTGACGGTGATCGATATCAACCGCGATTCGCCGGCCGCCGATTTCGGTTTCCTGCCGGGCGACATCGTGCGCGAGGTCAACGGCACCACCATCGACACCGCCGCGACGCTGGCGCAGGTAGCCCAGCAGGATACGCGCTGGTGGCGCTTTACCGTCGAGCGGGGCGGGCAGATACTGCGCCAAGTGTTGCGTTACTGA
- a CDS encoding replication-associated recombination protein A codes for MADLFSVDEPEKAPPGRPLADRLRPRNLGEVVGQEHLTGPDGALTRLIGSGSLGSMIFWGPPGTGKTTVARLLAGETSLAFEQISAVFSGVADLKKVFETAKLRRANGRQTLLFVDEIHRFNRAQQDSFLPVMEDGTVVLVGATTENPSFELNAALLSRARVMVFHSLGEESIAKLMTRAEATEGRALPLDDEARAMLIRMSDGDGRASLTLAEEVWRAAKPGEVFDPEGLQRIVQRRAPIYDKGQDGHYNLISALHKSVRGSDPDAALYYLARMFDAGEDPLYLGRRLVRMAMEDIGLADPQALVVANAAKDAYDYLGSPEGELAFAEATVYLATAPKSNAVYTAFKAATRAAKEYGSLLPPKHILNAPTKLMKEEDYGAGYRYDHDEPDAFSGQDYFPEKMGRQTFYDPPERGFERDIRKRLDYWAKLRSEREK; via the coding sequence ATGGCCGATCTGTTCAGTGTCGATGAACCGGAAAAAGCGCCGCCCGGGCGGCCGCTGGCCGACAGGCTGCGGCCGAGAAACCTTGGCGAGGTCGTCGGCCAGGAGCATCTGACCGGTCCCGATGGCGCGCTGACGCGTTTGATCGGGTCCGGCTCGCTCGGTTCGATGATCTTCTGGGGGCCGCCGGGCACCGGCAAGACCACGGTGGCGAGGCTGCTCGCCGGTGAGACAAGCCTTGCCTTCGAGCAGATATCGGCGGTGTTTTCCGGCGTCGCCGACCTGAAGAAAGTGTTCGAGACGGCCAAGCTGCGCCGCGCCAACGGTCGCCAGACCTTGCTTTTCGTCGACGAGATCCATCGCTTCAACCGCGCCCAGCAGGATTCCTTTCTCCCCGTCATGGAGGACGGGACGGTCGTCCTGGTTGGCGCCACAACCGAGAACCCATCCTTCGAACTCAACGCCGCTTTGTTGTCGCGCGCGCGCGTCATGGTCTTTCATTCGCTCGGCGAGGAGAGCATCGCCAAGCTGATGACACGGGCGGAGGCGACGGAGGGCAGGGCGTTGCCGCTCGACGACGAGGCGCGAGCGATGCTGATCCGCATGAGCGATGGCGACGGCCGCGCATCGCTGACGCTCGCCGAGGAAGTCTGGCGTGCCGCCAAGCCCGGCGAGGTCTTCGATCCCGAAGGGCTGCAGCGCATCGTCCAGCGCCGCGCACCGATCTACGACAAGGGCCAGGACGGCCACTACAATCTGATCTCGGCGCTGCACAAGTCGGTGCGCGGCTCCGATCCCGATGCAGCGCTCTACTATCTCGCGCGCATGTTCGACGCTGGCGAGGATCCGCTCTATCTCGGCCGCCGGCTGGTGCGCATGGCGATGGAGGACATCGGCCTTGCCGATCCGCAGGCGCTGGTCGTCGCCAATGCCGCCAAGGACGCCTACGACTATCTGGGCTCGCCGGAGGGCGAACTCGCCTTTGCCGAGGCCACCGTCTATCTCGCCACCGCGCCCAAATCCAATGCCGTCTACACCGCCTTCAAGGCGGCGACACGCGCGGCCAAGGAGTACGGTTCGCTGCTGCCGCCCAAGCACATCCTCAACGCGCCGACCAAGCTGATGAAGGAAGAGGATTACGGCGCCGGCTATCGCTACGATCATGACGAGCCCGACGCTTTTTCCGGCCAGGACTATTTTCCGGAAAAGATGGGCCGGCAGACATTTTACGATCCGCCCGAACGCGGCTTCGAGCGCGATATAAGGAAGCGGCTGGACTATTGGGCGAAGCTGCGCAGCGAGCGAGAAAAATAG
- a CDS encoding helix-turn-helix domain-containing protein, giving the protein MSGQPAHHADIIQAAIATSDAARSALVASWRRSLTVHGLDPGQRQAPRRLTEGEFRLARQRVEQLLRAADASLDRLYLAVGGIGCCVLLADRDGIPVERRGASADDETFDEWGLWTGTVWSEDSEGTNGIGTCLADQRALTIHRDQHFFSSNTLLSCTTAPIYDHEGNLAAALDVSSCRSDLTEGFVGLIAMAVGDAARRIEAENFRLSFPNARILLASAAERGAGALIAVNGDDLVVGATRSARQSLGITQQALARGLPAADILGDVAKAAEELEEAERGVIQRAIARADGNVSAAAHNLGISRATLHRKLARFGIRRPH; this is encoded by the coding sequence GTGAGCGGACAGCCGGCCCATCATGCCGATATCATCCAGGCGGCCATTGCCACCAGCGATGCCGCCCGATCGGCATTGGTTGCCTCCTGGAGGCGCTCGCTCACGGTGCATGGGCTGGATCCTGGCCAACGACAGGCGCCTCGTCGGCTGACTGAAGGCGAGTTCAGGCTGGCGCGGCAGCGGGTCGAGCAGCTGCTGCGTGCCGCGGATGCGAGCCTTGATCGTCTCTATCTTGCGGTCGGCGGCATTGGCTGTTGCGTCCTGCTGGCCGATCGCGACGGTATCCCTGTCGAACGCCGTGGGGCTTCCGCCGATGACGAGACCTTCGACGAATGGGGCCTGTGGACCGGGACAGTATGGAGTGAGGACTCCGAGGGCACCAACGGCATCGGCACATGCCTCGCCGACCAGCGCGCGCTGACCATCCACCGCGACCAGCACTTCTTTTCGAGCAACACGCTGCTCAGCTGCACCACGGCGCCGATTTACGACCACGAGGGCAATCTGGCTGCCGCGCTCGATGTCTCGTCGTGCCGGTCGGATCTGACCGAAGGCTTTGTCGGCCTGATCGCCATGGCGGTCGGTGATGCCGCTCGCCGCATCGAGGCCGAGAATTTTCGCCTGTCTTTTCCCAATGCCCGCATTCTGCTTGCCTCGGCGGCCGAGCGCGGCGCCGGCGCGTTGATTGCGGTCAACGGCGATGATCTGGTCGTCGGTGCGACCCGCTCGGCGCGGCAGAGCCTCGGCATCACGCAACAGGCTCTGGCCAGGGGGCTGCCCGCCGCCGACATCCTTGGTGACGTCGCCAAGGCCGCGGAGGAACTCGAGGAAGCGGAGCGCGGAGTAATCCAGCGGGCGATCGCGCGCGCCGATGGTAACGTCTCTGCCGCCGCGCACAATCTCGGCATTTCGCGAGCCACTCTGCATCGCAAGCTCGCCCGCTTCGGCATCCGCCGGCCACATTGA
- the adh gene encoding aldehyde dehydrogenase, protein MNKVEFSRTAKVPFAKRYDNYIGGKWMAPHSGKYFDNISPVNGKPLGEIARSDANDIEAALDAAHKAKDAWGRTSPAARALILNRIADRMEDNLDLLALAETWDNGKPIRETTAADLPLAIDHFRYFAGAVRSQEGGISEIDHDTVAYHFHEPLGVVGQIIPWNFPLLMAVWKLAPALAAGNCVVLKPAEQTPATIMLWADLIGDLLPDGVLNIVNGFGLEAGKPLASSNRIAKIAFTGETTTGRLISQYASQNLIPVTLELGGKSPNIFFQDVTSEDDDFFDKAIEGFVMFALNQGEVCTCPSRALVHEKIYDKFMEKALKRVEAIVQGDPLDPATMIGAQASGEQLEKILSHFDIGRKEGAEVLAGGEQNHLPGDLAGGYYVKPTVFKGHNKMRIFQEEIFGPVVSVTTFKDDDEALSIANDTLYGLGAGIWSRDANRCYRFGRAIQAGRVWTNCYHAYPAHAAFGGYKQSGIGRENHKMMLDHYQQTKNMLVSYSPKKLGFF, encoded by the coding sequence ATGAACAAGGTGGAATTTTCCCGCACGGCCAAGGTTCCCTTCGCCAAGCGCTACGACAACTACATCGGCGGCAAATGGATGGCGCCGCATTCAGGAAAGTATTTCGACAACATCTCGCCGGTGAACGGGAAGCCGCTTGGCGAAATCGCCCGTTCGGATGCGAACGACATCGAGGCGGCGCTTGATGCCGCGCACAAGGCCAAGGACGCCTGGGGCAGGACCAGCCCGGCTGCGCGCGCGTTGATCCTCAACCGTATCGCCGACCGCATGGAAGACAATCTCGACCTTCTGGCGCTCGCCGAGACCTGGGATAATGGCAAGCCGATCCGCGAGACGACCGCGGCCGACCTGCCGCTCGCCATCGACCATTTCCGCTATTTCGCTGGAGCCGTACGCAGCCAGGAAGGCGGCATCTCCGAGATCGACCACGACACCGTCGCCTATCATTTCCATGAGCCGCTTGGCGTCGTCGGCCAGATCATTCCCTGGAATTTCCCGCTGCTGATGGCGGTATGGAAACTGGCGCCGGCCCTTGCCGCCGGCAATTGCGTGGTGCTGAAGCCCGCCGAACAGACGCCCGCCACCATCATGCTGTGGGCGGACCTGATCGGCGACCTGTTGCCGGATGGCGTGCTCAACATCGTCAACGGCTTCGGCCTCGAAGCCGGCAAGCCGCTCGCTTCCTCGAACCGCATCGCCAAGATCGCCTTTACCGGTGAGACGACGACCGGTCGGCTGATCTCGCAATATGCCAGCCAAAACCTCATCCCGGTGACGCTCGAACTCGGCGGCAAGTCGCCCAACATCTTCTTCCAGGACGTGACATCGGAGGACGATGATTTCTTCGACAAGGCGATCGAAGGCTTCGTCATGTTCGCGCTCAACCAGGGCGAGGTCTGCACCTGCCCAAGCCGCGCGCTGGTGCATGAGAAAATCTATGACAAGTTCATGGAAAAGGCGCTGAAGCGCGTCGAGGCAATTGTCCAGGGCGATCCGCTCGACCCGGCGACCATGATCGGCGCACAGGCATCGGGCGAACAGCTGGAAAAGATCCTCAGCCACTTCGATATCGGCCGCAAGGAAGGCGCCGAAGTGTTGGCCGGTGGCGAACAAAACCACCTGCCGGGCGATTTGGCCGGCGGCTACTACGTCAAGCCGACCGTGTTCAAGGGCCACAACAAAATGCGCATCTTCCAGGAGGAGATTTTCGGGCCGGTGGTGTCGGTGACGACCTTCAAGGATGACGACGAGGCATTGTCGATCGCCAACGACACGCTCTATGGCCTCGGCGCCGGCATCTGGAGCCGTGACGCGAACCGCTGCTATCGCTTCGGCCGCGCCATCCAGGCCGGCCGTGTCTGGACAAACTGCTACCACGCCTATCCCGCGCACGCGGCGTTCGGTGGCTACAAGCAGTCCGGCATCGGCCGCGAAAACCACAAGATGATGCTCGACCACTATCAGCAGACCAAGAACATGCTGGTCAGCTACAGCCCGAAGAAGCTCGGCTTCTTCTGA
- a CDS encoding DUF779 domain-containing protein: MPDKVSLGKVSATPEAIAFLAEIIADHGPVLFHQSGGGCDGSSPMCYPRGDFIVGDNDVLLGEIGDTPVYISASQYEVWKHTDLLIDVVPGRGGMFSLDNGRERRFLTRSTVCAIPEVLSRA; encoded by the coding sequence ATGCCAGACAAGGTTTCCCTGGGAAAGGTCTCGGCCACGCCGGAAGCCATCGCTTTCCTGGCGGAGATCATCGCCGATCACGGTCCGGTGCTGTTCCACCAGTCCGGCGGCGGCTGCGACGGCTCCTCGCCAATGTGCTACCCCCGCGGCGATTTCATCGTCGGCGACAATGACGTCTTGCTGGGCGAGATCGGCGACACCCCGGTCTACATCAGCGCTTCGCAATATGAGGTGTGGAAGCACACCGACCTCCTCATCGATGTGGTGCCGGGCAGGGGTGGCATGTTCTCGCTCGACAATGGGCGTGAGAGGCGGTTTCTGACGCGCTCAACCGTCTGTGCTATCCCGGAAGTGCTGTCACGGGCTTGA
- the crcB gene encoding fluoride efflux transporter CrcB, whose product MFNLLLVVVGGGIGAGIRHLTNMGALRLVGPNYPWGTMAINIVGSFAMGLFIAILARRGGSNEVRLFVATGIFGGFTTFSAFSLDFATLWERGATLPAFGYALASVVGAIVALFLGLWLARSLP is encoded by the coding sequence ATGTTCAATCTGCTTCTCGTGGTCGTCGGCGGTGGCATCGGCGCCGGCATTCGCCATCTCACCAATATGGGCGCGCTGCGCCTTGTCGGCCCCAATTATCCCTGGGGCACGATGGCCATCAACATTGTCGGCTCCTTTGCCATGGGCCTGTTCATCGCCATACTGGCGCGCCGCGGCGGATCGAACGAAGTCAGGCTGTTTGTCGCCACCGGCATCTTTGGCGGCTTCACGACTTTTTCCGCCTTTTCGCTCGATTTCGCGACGCTGTGGGAGCGGGGAGCCACGCTGCCGGCGTTTGGATATGCGCTGGCCAGCGTCGTCGGCGCCATTGTCGCCCTGTTTCTGGGACTTTGGCTCGCAAGAAGCCTGCCTTAA
- a CDS encoding RluA family pseudouridine synthase has product MAGVEQITVEAGEAGMRLDRWFKTHFPGLGFGHLQKLLRSGQIRVDGGRVKADSRVEPGQVVRIPPLEVDKKGESALTGHSIRNQGDADVLAKMLIHEDPKVFVFNKPAGLAVQGGSGVTRNVDDMLEAWRNQKGEKPRLVHRLDRDTSGVLVVARTRLAAMKLSEAFRARETKKTYWALVKGVPPKREDKISTWLIKEPTEDGDRVRVAAHGEKGADHAVSYYRIIEQAAQTMTWLEMEPYTGRTHQLRVHAAYIGCPIIGDPKYFEADTNWDFPGGIQNRLHLHARRIIIPHPDKGVIDVTAPMPPHMRQSWNLIGFDDASAED; this is encoded by the coding sequence ATGGCAGGCGTTGAACAGATCACGGTGGAGGCCGGCGAGGCGGGCATGCGGCTCGATCGCTGGTTCAAAACCCATTTCCCGGGCCTTGGTTTCGGCCATTTGCAGAAGCTGCTGCGCTCCGGCCAGATCCGCGTCGATGGCGGCCGCGTCAAGGCCGACAGCCGTGTCGAGCCTGGCCAGGTGGTGCGCATCCCGCCACTCGAGGTCGACAAGAAGGGCGAGAGCGCGCTGACCGGCCATTCGATCCGCAACCAGGGCGATGCCGACGTTCTGGCAAAAATGCTGATCCATGAGGATCCGAAGGTTTTCGTCTTCAACAAGCCGGCAGGTTTGGCGGTGCAGGGTGGCTCGGGCGTCACCCGCAATGTCGACGACATGCTGGAAGCCTGGCGCAACCAGAAGGGCGAGAAGCCACGGCTGGTCCACCGGCTCGACCGCGACACGTCGGGCGTGCTGGTCGTCGCCCGCACCCGGCTCGCGGCAATGAAGCTGTCCGAGGCGTTCCGCGCCCGCGAGACCAAGAAAACCTACTGGGCCCTGGTCAAGGGCGTTCCACCCAAGCGCGAGGACAAGATCTCAACCTGGCTGATCAAGGAGCCGACCGAGGACGGCGACCGTGTGCGGGTGGCTGCGCATGGTGAAAAAGGCGCCGATCACGCCGTATCCTACTACCGCATCATCGAACAGGCGGCGCAGACCATGACCTGGCTGGAGATGGAGCCTTATACGGGCCGCACCCACCAGCTTCGCGTCCATGCCGCCTATATCGGCTGCCCGATCATCGGCGACCCGAAATATTTCGAGGCCGACACCAACTGGGATTTTCCCGGCGGCATTCAAAACCGCCTGCATCTGCATGCGCGCCGCATCATCATTCCGCACCCGGACAAGGGCGTCATCGACGTCACCGCGCCGATGCCGCCGCATATGCGCCAGAGCTGGAACCTGATCGGCTTCGACGACGCCAGCGCGGAGGATTGA